GTAGCCCAGATGTAAACTCAGCGCCATTATAAACAAGTTGACCATATATTTCGTCTAAAATAACATAGGCCCCATGTGTATTTGCCCAATCTAGAATGTCTTGAATCTCTTGTCTACTGTAGACTTGCCCAGTTGGATTGGTAGGAGAATTAACAATAACCAACTTAACTGTTTTTTTAATTTTGTCCAAATTTGAAACGGTTAACTTCATCGACGAGCTTTCCGGATGAACTTCTATCAGTTCACCTCCAGCTAGCTTGATTTGTTCAACATAACTTACCCACTCCGGAGCAGCAGTAACAACTGTGTCACCAGGATTCAGTAAAACCTGCATCAATACATACAGTGATAATTTTGCGCCTGTCGTTACGGAAACATTTTGAGTAGTAATACCTGCTTCATATCGCTGACCAACATTTTCAACAATCGCTTGCTTTAATGCAGGTAACCCACTGGCTGGTGTATAAAAACTTGTTTTTTGTGCTTGAATCGCTTCAATAGCTGCATCAGAAATATTTTTAGGTGTTTGAAAATCAGGTTCACCTACACCTAAATTAATGACATCGATACCCTCTGCTTGCATTTGTTTAGCAAGGGCGTTCATAGCTAACGTTGGAGAAGCAGTTATGGCATTCACACGATTCGAAAAAGTCTTCACTTTGTAGTTACCTCTTACATACCTGAAATGGCACGATACGTCTTTCCTGATTTAAAGTCTAATGTTAAATAATTCAATTTATTGTCCTGCCCTTTATAACTAATTTCCCAAACTAATACCCCTTGGTATTCACTAATATTAGCCGAATATAACTTTTTCGGCTTGTATTTGTTAGTTATCAGTTTTTTGAGCTGACTATCTGTCATCCCCGATGAACGATTATATGTTTTTATTTTATTATTGCGAACAATTGCAACTTTTTGAGTACCAGTCGTTGTTTGCCCTAGAACGGCATAAGTGGTCGTCTTTCGATAGTTAACAGATACTTGTGTTACTGTTGCAATGCTTGTCTTCTCACGTACTAATTTTTCAACTCTATTTTCTGCCTGGCGCATTGGGGCTAATGAAACGTAAAAATACCCCAAAATAAAGGCTGCTAGGATAATCAGAATACCGATTACTATGAACCAAAAGTGCGCCCAATGAATGCGCGCTTGGCGATGTCGCTGGCGGATTCGAATATCATCTTTAAATTGTATCATTTTTTGAACCCTCCATGATGGCACGTACACATGATATTATACCAAAAAATACGGTGATTTTGATCTGCGAGTTAGAGGTCATGCAATAATCGATCATATTGCTGTTCTAAACCTTTTTTCAAGTTCATCTTTTCAACGACAATTTGTTGCTTAAATCGATTGCGTTGCATAGCATTTAGTTGAGAAACTAATATACCATTTTGATGACGTTGCATTTGGGTTAAAACATAAGCTAGACGTGATACAGGTTGCCACACTTCTCGTTCTGGAACAATTACAATTGCAGGTAATTCCTGCTCTCTAAGCCACATAGTTGAAAAAATTTTTGGGGTAACAATAATAATATTATTTCGTTTGGTTTGACTCTGTCGTTGTATTTTTTCCAACGAGCCAGTAATTCCTTCCGCGACAATATTATAATTCGTTGTCACTGCATATTTTATTTTTTGATACCAATGATTGACCCGTTCTTCATTGGGGACAATTAATAGTATTTCTCCAACATTACGCTGCGTAATAGCTTGTAAATGAACTATTGGAGACGAACGTTGCAATTGTACAACACGAATTGGTTGTAAATCATTATGAACAAATTCACGCTCAACAGTAAAGGACTCCGGTACATCACGTAAGAATTCCGTAACCTCTGTTGGTAAAAACTCACTAACAATCAATAATTTATGAACATTGGAAACAAATTCTGCTTGATAAATCGCACGTTCCAAAATATCGAATACGACTTCAGTTTGCGTTTGTCCGTTAACTTCGGAAAATTCATTTGCCACCACAATGTCATTTTGTAACTGTAAACGTCTAATCTTCAACAATTGCTCTCGAATATCTTGGAACTCGCGAGGAATACTATTTTCGCTAATTTCAAACAGTTCTTTTAAATGCAATATTATCAATAAAAACCGTTCCACGCGTTTTAAATTAGCCCGTTGATTATCAGATTGCAATATCTGTTTTAGTAGTTTTAATGCTTCACTTAAACTCTGTCGAACAAATAAGCGCTGTTTATGTGTCAAACCAGCTATTTCTTGATGATTCAAGCCTTTTAAGGTGTTTTGATACTGCGTAACATTTAAAGAAACGTGAAAATAATCATGTAAGTCATCCACAAATTGCGTTGGCGTTTCCATGACAACAACTGGCCATTTTTCAATCTTTTTCGCTTCACGTAATTTTTGGCTTTGCATAAAATATGTGCTGAAGTTCATGATAATGATATTAGCTTGATGGGCACTTTTATAAGCCTTTTCGTAAAATTGCGCACCACTGTCACCACGAATTGATGAAACATAGTCATCATTTTGAACACCTACCGAAATTTCTCTAAGTAAACCAGTTTTTGTTTGCGTCAGCCAAACCAAAACACGAGCTTTAAAAAATTGAATTTGCAGTGTATTTTTTTCTTTTAAAGTTTGAGCAAACTTTTCAACATCTATATATTCTGAAGGCTCATACAAAATAGCACTCTGTATTGGTCGGCTAAATAGTTTTGTAAGATTAGTAATAATGTCTACTTGCTGAGCTTGTAAACTCTCATCATTAGTCAATAAAACCGCTGTTTTTCCATTTAAAATAACTGGAACCAAATAGGCCAATGTTTTTCCCACTCTCGGACCGGTTAAAATGGTCAGCAAGCCATCGGTACGTTTATTTAGGAATTGATTGGCACGATCCATTAAACTGTTCTGTGCAACATTTGTCGTTAACCACTGCCCAAATAACTTTGTCTTTTCGCCACTTGTTTCTGGATAATCAACTTGCACAGATTTATTAGAAGTATGAATTGATGGTTCTACTGTAGGGGTTAACAAAGCGACTTGATCAACAGTACCAAAATTTTGCTTGTTTTTTGAATGAACAAGCTTTAAAAATTGCTGCGTTTGACGTAGTAACGGCCAGTCACCTTGTTGCAATTGTTTTAATGTAATATCCGGTAATTCTTCAAGCTTTTTCCAAAATTTCAAAAACAGCAAAGCCGTGGCATGTGCATCCGCATTGGCACGATGTGCATTTTTGAGCGTGATATTTAAGTAGGTCGTTAAATCTAATAAACGATATCCTGGAGCTGTTGGAAACAATATTTGAGCAAGCTGTACTGTGTCGATAGCGGCGGATTTTAAGGGTGGAAGACCAGTTCTTTCGAACTCATCATTTAAATAAGGATAATCAAAATTAACATTGTGCGCAATAATCACTGCATCTTGAAGTAAGTTTTGCAATAATGGTGCAATTTCTTCGAAATACGGTGCGTTTTGCACATCAGTTTGTGATATATGCGTGAGCTGTTGAATCTGACGATCAATTAATTGGCCTGGATTGACGAAAGATTCAAAATGATCAACGATTTGACGTTTTTTTATAAATGTCATACCAATTTGAATAATTCGCCCACCTTTTTTTACGCTATGTCCTGTGGTCTCAAGATCGACAACCACGAATGTATCGTTGGCGTTCATATAAAGCACCTTTCTAAACGTGCGTGCTAGCACTTTTTATGTGAGAATTGCGCTGTTTACTACACAATCATTATGCGCACTAAACAACGCAATTCTCTTTTATATTTTACACTAAATACTACTGTGCGGTACAATAGTAAAGTACATCTGGAGAAATTTATGTTAAGTCAAATGAATGGCGTAGGTCAATCCCACGCAAAAGCAATATTAATCGGCGAACACGCCGTTGTTTATGGCGAACCTGCCATTGCAATTCCCCTACCAAATATGACAGTCACTGCTACATTGAGACCAGCATTTCGTGGTCAAACAATTGATGGTGCTGAATTTCATGGCGATTTAAGTGAACTTGGTGCAAACGTTGAAGGTATCCGACAACTATTATTGCGCCTAATCAATAAATTCAAAATGACTAATGTGCCATTCCTTCTTTCTATTGAATCAAATGTTCCTCAAGAGCGAGGTTTTGGTGCTTCAGCTGCTCTAGCAACTGCGATTACAAGAGCATTCTTTGATTACTTTAAGACAACTTTAAGTAATACGGAACTGAACTACTTCACAAATATTGAAGAAGTCATCTCCCATGGATCGCCTTCTGGCTTAGATGCCACCACCGTTAATTCGAGCAACCCTATTTGGTTTATCAAAAACGAAACAATGGAAAAATTTGAAATGAACTTAGCAGGTACGTTGGTATTAGCCGATACAGGTATCCACGGTCAAACCGTTCACGCCGTCAGCATAGTCAAAGAATTTTTGACTAATGATCAAGAACGCGCTTGGTCAACAATTAGTCATCTCGGACAAATTGCTGAAAAAATACGGATTGATATTTCTGAAAATAATCCTGAGCATTTAGGTATGATGTTTACAGCAGCCCACCACGAATTACAATCATTGGGTATTTCACATCCCAAGCTTGACAAGTTAGTTAATGCTGCGAATCACGCGGGGGCTCTAGGAGCAAAGTTAACGGGCGCTGGCATTGGTGGTGCTATGTTTGCCTTAGCTAGAAATAACAATGACGCAATTGCAATTGCCAATGCTCTCAATAAAGCTGGCGCACAGAATACATGGATTCAACCCTTATGAAAGCTACTGCCCATACAAATATCGCCCTCATAAAATACTGGGGGAAAAGAAATACGGAACTGAACTTACCGACAACTAGCTCACTTTCATTAACACTAGACAA
The Leuconostoc suionicum genome window above contains:
- a CDS encoding pyridoxal phosphate-dependent aminotransferase — encoded protein: MKTFSNRVNAITASPTLAMNALAKQMQAEGIDVINLGVGEPDFQTPKNISDAAIEAIQAQKTSFYTPASGLPALKQAIVENVGQRYEAGITTQNVSVTTGAKLSLYVLMQVLLNPGDTVVTAAPEWVSYVEQIKLAGGELIEVHPESSSMKLTVSNLDKIKKTVKLVIVNSPTNPTGQVYSRQEIQDILDWANTHGAYVILDEIYGQLVYNGAEFTSGLQLQPLENSAMIIVDGVSKAYSMTGWRIGWTLASSEIISAMNKLLGHMTSNPTVAAQYAAIEALSGEQDTVEKMRKAFEQRLNTTFDAVNKINGVHVDIKPQGAFYLFPQVDEKLMKLVGVSNTVELSTKILEEAHVALPAGEGFGMPGYLRLSYAKDQDTLNEAVLRLTQFFKKYTKD
- a CDS encoding exonuclease domain-containing protein, whose product is MNANDTFVVVDLETTGHSVKKGGRIIQIGMTFIKKRQIVDHFESFVNPGQLIDRQIQQLTHISQTDVQNAPYFEEIAPLLQNLLQDAVIIAHNVNFDYPYLNDEFERTGLPPLKSAAIDTVQLAQILFPTAPGYRLLDLTTYLNITLKNAHRANADAHATALLFLKFWKKLEELPDITLKQLQQGDWPLLRQTQQFLKLVHSKNKQNFGTVDQVALLTPTVEPSIHTSNKSVQVDYPETSGEKTKLFGQWLTTNVAQNSLMDRANQFLNKRTDGLLTILTGPRVGKTLAYLVPVILNGKTAVLLTNDESLQAQQVDIITNLTKLFSRPIQSAILYEPSEYIDVEKFAQTLKEKNTLQIQFFKARVLVWLTQTKTGLLREISVGVQNDDYVSSIRGDSGAQFYEKAYKSAHQANIIIMNFSTYFMQSQKLREAKKIEKWPVVVMETPTQFVDDLHDYFHVSLNVTQYQNTLKGLNHQEIAGLTHKQRLFVRQSLSEALKLLKQILQSDNQRANLKRVERFLLIILHLKELFEISENSIPREFQDIREQLLKIRRLQLQNDIVVANEFSEVNGQTQTEVVFDILERAIYQAEFVSNVHKLLIVSEFLPTEVTEFLRDVPESFTVEREFVHNDLQPIRVVQLQRSSPIVHLQAITQRNVGEILLIVPNEERVNHWYQKIKYAVTTNYNIVAEGITGSLEKIQRQSQTKRNNIIIVTPKIFSTMWLREQELPAIVIVPEREVWQPVSRLAYVLTQMQRHQNGILVSQLNAMQRNRFKQQIVVEKMNLKKGLEQQYDRLLHDL
- the mvk gene encoding mevalonate kinase; this encodes MLSQMNGVGQSHAKAILIGEHAVVYGEPAIAIPLPNMTVTATLRPAFRGQTIDGAEFHGDLSELGANVEGIRQLLLRLINKFKMTNVPFLLSIESNVPQERGFGASAALATAITRAFFDYFKTTLSNTELNYFTNIEEVISHGSPSGLDATTVNSSNPIWFIKNETMEKFEMNLAGTLVLADTGIHGQTVHAVSIVKEFLTNDQERAWSTISHLGQIAEKIRIDISENNPEHLGMMFTAAHHELQSLGISHPKLDKLVNAANHAGALGAKLTGAGIGGAMFALARNNNDAIAIANALNKAGAQNTWIQPL